The DNA sequence CGCATAACGTCGGCGCAGCTCCACGATGGTTGGGTCCACCAGCGCCGTCCACGCGCGCGACCGCCGCTCGTCGAGCGCGGCATCCACGAGTGCACGGGCCTCCCCCAGCGCCGCCAAGGCCTCCTCGCGGTCGGCCTCCGCGGCGCGGGTGATGTTGTCCATACCAATGTGGGCCATTCCGGCCCGTTCCGCCTCCTCGGGCCGCAAAGACGGCGGCACCCCGAGGTCGACGACCAGCGGCGGCAAGCCGCGCGTACCGCGCTTGGCGAGCCGCTGGCAGTCCGCGTCGGAGAACAGCGGCTCGCTCGCGCCCGTGGCCAACAACACCGCACTCACGAGGTCGGGTGAGAGTCGGAACGCCTCCAGGGAGCGCACCTTCACGCCTTCCGGCGCCACGGCCATCGCCCGCTCCACGCTGCGATTCACCAGCAGCGTGGGGATGCCCCGCTCGACGAGCGCGTTGGCGCAGTGCAGCGTCATCGGCGAGACACCCACCAGGGCGACGGCACCCGGCTGCGTCTCCAGGCGCGCGAGCACATGGGAGAGCGCGATGTCGGCCAGCGAGGCACGCCCGACGTGTCCGTCCGTCACCGGACGCACGCGGCGCGCGACGCGGAGCGCGTCATCCACGAGCGCGCGCAACATCGGTCCGAGCAGCCCCGCGGCATCGCACTCGATGGCCGCGGCCTTGAGCTGCCCCATGATCTCGCTCTCGCCGGCGCGTGCGGAGTCGAGGCCGCTGGCCACGAGATACAGGTGTTCGATCGCCCCTTCACCCGCCCAGGCGCGCAGCACCCGCGGCTCGACATCGGCGCCGAAATGCTCGAGCAAGCGCGTCCGGCGCTCCGGGACCCCGAGCGCCGCACCGCCGGCGAACGCGATCTCCACGCGGTTGCAGGTCGCGACGTAGAACAACTCGTCCACCTCAAGCGCCGCGGCGAGGGCCCGCAGGCGCGTGCCGCGATCCTCGCGGCCGAGCGTGAACTGGGCGAGCCGGTCCGCGCTGGCGTGGCGCCAGGAGATGCCGACTAGACCGAGCGAAAGCCGTTCGGACTCAGGTGCAGCCATGCCGTGCAACCCGGTCAGGCGACGGCGAGTTGCGCCAGCGAGCGAATGAACGCCGGGTGCGTATCGACGGCCGGCACGCGGATGAAGCGCTCGCCGCCGGCCTCCATGAAGCTCTCGCGGCCGCGGTCGCCGATCTCCTCGATGGTCTCGAGTCCATCCGTCACGAAGCCCGGCGTGATCACCGCGACGCTCTTGATGCCGCGGCGCGGCAGGTTCTCCAGCACGGCGTCGGTGGCCGGCGTGAGCCACTTCTCGGGGCCGAACTTGCTCTGGAACGTCAGCGTGGATCGTTCGACCGGCCACTTGATGGCTTCAAGCAGCGCCGTCGTCGTGTGGCAGCAGTCCGAGGAATACGCACGGCGTTCGTTGCGGTCGTATCGCTCGGGAATCCCGTGGTACGAAATGACGATGTGATCCGGCGGGGCGGGTTCGTCGGCAATGGCCTCGAAGAAGCGATCGGCCTGTGCCTGGATGTAGCCGGGGTCGGTCGCGGGAATCACGCGGTCGATCACGGGGACGCCGAGCTCGAGCGAGACCGCTGACTCGAAGGCGCGGCGGAACGCCGTGCCCGTGGTGCTCGAGGTGCGCTGCGGGAAGAGCGGCACCACGACAATGCGCTCGACACCCGCCGCCTTGAGCCGCGCCTTCTCCGACCCGATGCTCGGCTCGCCGTAGCGATACGCCGCGCTCACGGTGAAGCGCCCATTGGATTCGGCGCGCAGCTGCGCGACGATCCGCTCCGTGCTGGCGCGCAGCGGCGAGCCCTCGGGCGTCCAGATGGACTCGTAGGCGTGCGCGACCTTCTTGGGCCGGGTGCGGAGGATGATGCCCTGCAGGATGGGCTGCCAGAACCACTTCGGAAAGTCGATGACATCCGGGTCGGACAGGAACTCATCGAGGAAGCGGCGCACCGACTCCGGGGTCGGGGCGTCGGGGGTTCCGAGGTTCACAAGCAACAAATGGGGCAGGGCCATGCGTATATGATCGGCAGGGCATCGGCGGTGAGTGTCATAGAACTGTCACCGCGCGTTAGATTGCCGAACCCCCGCCGGACCCCATTCCGAGAGAGCCTGTGAGCCAGACTGGAGGGCGCGACGCTGCGGCGGACGCGCGAGACCTGGAGCTGTTGGCGCGCCTCGCCGAGGCGCGGCGCGAGATGGGGCGGCAGATCGCCCAGCGCATCGTGGGCCAGACGGACATCGTGGACATGCTGACGTCGGCCGTGCTCGCCGGCGGCCATGTGCTGCTCGTCGGTGTCCCGGGGCTCGCGAAGACGCTGCTCATCCAGACGCTGAGCCAGGCGCTGGACCTCGAGTTCAGCCGCATTCAGTTCACGCCGGACCTCATGCCCAGCGACATCACGGGCACCGAGCTGCTCGAGGAAGACCACGGCACCGGCAAGCGCGCCTTCACCTTCGCGCGCGGTCCGGTGTTCGGCAACATCGTCCTCGCGGACGAGATCAACCGCGCGCCGCCAAAGACGCAGGCGGCGCTGCTGCAGGCCATGCAGGAGCACACGGTCACGGTGGCGGGCAAGACGTATGCGCTGCCCGAGCCATTCTTCGTGCTCGCGACGCAGAACCCGATCGAGCAAGAGGGCACCTACCACCTGCCCGAGGCGCAGCTCGACCGCTTCATGTACGAGTTGCGGATCGGCTACCCCAGCGTGGCCGAGGAAGAGGCGATCGTGTCCAGCACGACGGGCGTGCAGAAGGGCGTGGTGAAGCCTTCGCTGAACGCCGCCGAGGTGCTGGAGATGCAGCGGCTGGTGCGCCGCCTGCCGGCACCGCCGTCGCTGGTGAGCTACGCCGTGGGCCTCGCGCGCTCGACGCGTCCGGGTGAGGACGGGGCGTCGCCTGCGGTGCGGAAGTACGTGAGCGTCGGCGCCGGCCCGCGCGCCGGCCAGAACCTCGTGCTCGGCGCGAAGGCGCGTGCGGCGATGGATGGCCGTGCGGTGCCCGACCTCGAGGACGTGGATGCCGTGGCGTTCAGCGTGCTGCGGCACCGCGTGGTGCTGAACTTCCAGGCCGAAGCCGAAGGCGTGGGGATCGAGCAGATCCTCGGCCTGAAGAAGTAGGCCTCTAGCGAGCGCCGCCGGGGGGCGGCATTGTAGGAGCCCGGCCGTCCGGTGACGGCCTGGTGACGGCCGCCCCCTGCATTCGGAGCCATGGCGCGCGCTGCAGTCCCGTCCGACCATGTCGTGGTCCGCGTCCTCGGGGCGACCGAGTTCACCGTGGGCACGCGCCGGATCGGCATGGGCACCGAGGCGCTCTTCGCGCTCGGTCTCTACCTCACGACCCGCGCCGGCGACCGTGTGTCCCGGGAGGACGTCCTCGACACCTTCTGGCCCGGTGGCGACGAGGATGCGCGGCGCCATGCCATGCGGCAGATGCTGTATCGGCTGCGGCAGAAGGGGATGGCCTTCCTCGAGGACGGCGACATCCTCACCCTCGATCCCGCCAAGGTCGACAGCGACTTGCGCCACTGTCTCGCGGCCGGGTGGCCCGAGAGCGCCACCGCGCAGGAGGTCGAGGGCGCGCTGACATTCGGCCCGACGTTCAGTTCGCGCCTGCCGCGCGCATTCCTCGACTGGTGCGACGGCATCCGCAGCGAGGTCAGCCACCAGGCGCGCAAGGCCGCCATGCAGCTGATTGCGAGCGCCCGGTCGCAGGGCCGCTGGGCGGATCTCGACCGTTGGGCCAAGGCCGTGTTGCAGACCGATCCGCTGCACGAGGAAGCCACGCTCGCGCGCGCCGAGGCCGCGTCGATGTCAGGCGCGAAGACGCTCGCGCTCGAGATCCTCGACGGCTATCTCGCCGAGGTCGGGACCGGGGACGGATCGGTCGGGAAGCCCGCGCTCCAGCTGCGGAAGCGGATTGCCGAGCGACGGGCGAGCTGGGTTCCGACCGGGCCGCGCGAGGTGCCGTTGGTGGGCCGCGAGGAGGAGATGTCGGCGCTGACGCAGGCGGTGGAGTCCGCGTTGCTGGGGCGGAGTCGG is a window from the Pseudogemmatithrix spongiicola genome containing:
- the hemH gene encoding ferrochelatase yields the protein MALPHLLLVNLGTPDAPTPESVRRFLDEFLSDPDVIDFPKWFWQPILQGIILRTRPKKVAHAYESIWTPEGSPLRASTERIVAQLRAESNGRFTVSAAYRYGEPSIGSEKARLKAAGVERIVVVPLFPQRTSSTTGTAFRRAFESAVSLELGVPVIDRVIPATDPGYIQAQADRFFEAIADEPAPPDHIVISYHGIPERYDRNERRAYSSDCCHTTTALLEAIKWPVERSTLTFQSKFGPEKWLTPATDAVLENLPRRGIKSVAVITPGFVTDGLETIEEIGDRGRESFMEAGGERFIRVPAVDTHPAFIRSLAQLAVA
- a CDS encoding AAA family ATPase, which encodes MSQTGGRDAAADARDLELLARLAEARREMGRQIAQRIVGQTDIVDMLTSAVLAGGHVLLVGVPGLAKTLLIQTLSQALDLEFSRIQFTPDLMPSDITGTELLEEDHGTGKRAFTFARGPVFGNIVLADEINRAPPKTQAALLQAMQEHTVTVAGKTYALPEPFFVLATQNPIEQEGTYHLPEAQLDRFMYELRIGYPSVAEEEAIVSSTTGVQKGVVKPSLNAAEVLEMQRLVRRLPAPPSLVSYAVGLARSTRPGEDGASPAVRKYVSVGAGPRAGQNLVLGAKARAAMDGRAVPDLEDVDAVAFSVLRHRVVLNFQAEAEGVGIEQILGLKK